DNA from Quercus lobata isolate SW786 chromosome 1, ValleyOak3.0 Primary Assembly, whole genome shotgun sequence:
CGGATCTACTGGGTCTCaggcagtccatgctgtgttccgagaaccactttacaaaatcctagagaaggtgaagtatgagcctttctttcagtggccgaacaagatggctggCGACCCTTCGAAGCGTAATCAGAACCTGTATTGCGCATACCATCAGGAGCCCGGTCACACTACTGATGATTGCAGGAACCTGAAGAACTATTTAGACCGGCtcgtccgagaagggaagttgagACATCTGCTGCATCGCTCTGAAGGATGGCAAGAACCATCAACAATGAAACCAGACAAAGTGCATtgaggccacccattggcacaattaatgtcattctCGCTGCTCCTGGGAGGACAGGCTCTGTCCCCTTCAGGGTAATATCAGTGAGCAGTTTCCCGACTAAGCCAGATGACAGGGAACCCAAGAGGGCTAGAATGAGCGTCACGCCATTAATCGGGTTCATGGAGGAAGACAAAGAAGGAACTATccaaccccacgatgatgccCCGGTCGTGACGCTCAGGATAGGAGGTTATGACGTCAAAAGGGTGTTAGTTGATCAAGGCAGCGCGgtggagataatgtaccctgatttgtATAAGGGATTGAACTTGAAGCAGGAAGACCTGTTGCCCTACGATTCCCCCCTGGTTAGCTTTGAAGGAAAGGTTGTCATCCCGAGAGGCATGATTAGGTTGCTTGTGCAAACAGACTCAGAGGTGGTAGAAGTGAACTTCATTGTCGTAGATGCCT
Protein-coding regions in this window:
- the LOC115955589 gene encoding uncharacterized protein LOC115955589, translated to MARTINNETRQSALRPPIGTINVILAAPGRTGSVPFRVISVSSFPTKPDDREPKRARMSVTPLIGFMEEDKEGTIQPHDDAPVVTLRIGGYDVKRVLVDQGSAVEIMYPDLYKGLNLKQEDLLPYDSPLVSFEGKVVIPRGMIRLLVQTDSEVVEVNFIVVDAYSPYTAIVARPWLHTLGAVSSTLHQKVKYPSGGQIKEIIGNQGVARQCMVSAILRQQDRITSTSAESGL